In a genomic window of Nostoc sp. UHCC 0870:
- a CDS encoding NAD(P)H-hydrate dehydratase has protein sequence MLTRNEQISQVVVTAAQMRDIEGRIFVAGMPVAALMEKVAGLITRRIQDIYSSRRVGILVGPGHNGGDTLVVARELHFQDYKVWMYAPFSKFKELTSQHLQYAQSLGIPCYQDIEQLPDCDFLVDGLFGFGLERAIADPIASAINHFNDWDKPIISIDVPSGLHTDTGEVLGTAIRATYTLCLGLWKLGLLQDQALEYVGKAELIDFDIPLADVQAVLGDTHKIKRITPVTALSTLPLPRPPVTHKYKEGHLLLICGSRRYAGGAILTALGARASGVGMLSVAVPESLKPLLVSHLPEALIIGCPETETGAIAQLQLPEKTDLNAYSAIACGPGLTTDATPIVEEVINSDRPLILDADGLNILAGLDTIPTLQQRQAITVLTPHTGEFQRLFPHLPDAKRDRIASVREAAIQSESVVLLKGARTAISNPHGIVWINPESTPALARGGSGDVLTGLIGGLLAQAVTKELPVEDIVATAAWWHAQAGILAAQERTELGVDAFTLTNYLIPVIRIAE, from the coding sequence GTGCTGACTAGAAACGAACAAATTTCCCAAGTTGTCGTCACTGCTGCTCAAATGCGCGACATTGAAGGGCGGATATTTGTAGCGGGAATGCCCGTAGCCGCTTTAATGGAGAAAGTGGCGGGACTAATCACTAGGCGTATTCAAGATATTTACTCCAGTCGCCGTGTCGGTATCCTTGTCGGCCCCGGACATAATGGTGGTGATACGTTGGTTGTAGCCCGTGAGTTACATTTTCAAGATTACAAGGTTTGGATGTATGCACCTTTTTCTAAATTTAAGGAATTAACTTCACAGCATTTACAATATGCTCAAAGTTTGGGTATCCCCTGTTATCAAGATATTGAACAGTTGCCTGATTGTGATTTTTTAGTTGATGGATTATTTGGATTTGGCTTAGAAAGAGCGATCGCTGATCCCATCGCTTCAGCAATTAATCATTTTAATGACTGGGATAAACCAATTATTAGTATTGATGTGCCTTCAGGTTTGCATACTGATACAGGCGAGGTATTGGGGACGGCTATCCGTGCAACTTATACCCTGTGTTTGGGTTTGTGGAAGTTAGGTTTATTGCAAGATCAGGCTTTGGAGTATGTGGGTAAAGCTGAGTTAATTGATTTTGATATTCCCTTAGCGGATGTGCAAGCGGTACTAGGAGACACCCACAAAATTAAACGCATTACCCCAGTAACGGCACTTTCTACCCTACCCTTACCCCGTCCACCAGTAACGCACAAATATAAGGAAGGACACTTACTGTTAATTTGCGGTTCGCGGCGTTATGCAGGTGGGGCAATTTTAACGGCTTTGGGTGCTAGGGCGAGTGGTGTGGGGATGCTGTCTGTGGCTGTACCTGAGTCTCTCAAGCCGCTTTTGGTGTCCCATTTGCCGGAAGCGTTGATTATTGGTTGCCCAGAGACGGAAACTGGTGCGATCGCTCAGTTACAATTACCAGAGAAGACCGATTTAAATGCCTATAGTGCGATCGCCTGTGGCCCTGGGTTAACTACAGATGCTACTCCTATTGTCGAGGAAGTGATAAACAGCGATCGCCCTTTAATTCTCGATGCTGATGGTTTAAATATTCTGGCAGGGCTAGACACCATCCCCACATTACAACAGCGTCAAGCTATAACTGTACTCACACCCCATACAGGAGAATTTCAACGCTTATTTCCTCATTTACCTGATGCGAAACGAGACAGGATAGCATCTGTGAGAGAAGCAGCAATCCAGAGTGAGTCAGTAGTATTGTTGAAAGGTGCGAGAACTGCGATATCCAATCCCCACGGTATAGTCTGGATTAACCCCGAAAGTACCCCAGCTTTAGCCCGTGGCGGGAGTGGGGATGTGTTAACAGGCTTAATTGGGGGATTATTAGCCCAAGCCGTTACTAAAGAATTGCCTGTAGAAGATATTGTAGCAACGGCGGCATGGTGGCACGCCCAAGCTGGGATTTTAGCAGCGCAAGAACGTACAGAATTGGGGGTAGATGCGTTTACGTTGACAAATTATCTTATCCCAGTTATTCGCATTGCTGAATAA
- a CDS encoding actin-binding WH2 domain-containing protein, protein MNKDNNPVPSDPEHDKSGIFESSYRRQEPPEPDIITFYSEDTSGSAKRPSKPHAERYEYSQKELQALRQAIENNGVVRLAFYFLDYILRAQTALFEQIHSQKDLTRIIWSMSVLSILLSSIYGLVMGMYNGVLQALSSAIKLPILFLFTALICVPSLYTFNVLLGQRFKFLQTVALMMMTLGTTTILLVSLAPIAFFFTLTTPDNYQFLILMHVLIFALCGIYGVRYLYRGSSYIAFRMEQPLNNLLLRLWIVIYAIVGMQLGWRLRPFIGSQGIPFELVRNEIGGNFYITVWKSLLELFSGGS, encoded by the coding sequence ATGAATAAGGACAATAACCCAGTACCCTCTGACCCAGAACACGATAAATCAGGCATTTTTGAATCAAGCTATCGAAGACAAGAACCCCCAGAGCCTGATATCATTACCTTCTACTCTGAGGATACCTCCGGTTCTGCCAAACGCCCGTCTAAACCTCATGCAGAACGCTACGAATATTCCCAAAAAGAACTTCAAGCACTGCGTCAGGCGATTGAGAATAACGGTGTTGTTCGCCTGGCTTTTTACTTTCTCGACTATATTCTGAGGGCGCAAACAGCCCTGTTTGAGCAGATACACAGCCAAAAAGATTTGACTAGAATTATTTGGTCAATGTCTGTTCTCTCTATCCTGCTATCCAGTATTTATGGCCTAGTCATGGGTATGTATAACGGGGTATTGCAAGCATTGTCATCTGCAATCAAATTACCTATTCTCTTTTTATTCACAGCATTGATTTGTGTTCCATCACTCTATACCTTCAATGTATTGCTGGGACAACGTTTTAAGTTTCTTCAAACTGTCGCCCTGATGATGATGACTTTGGGAACTACAACAATTTTGCTAGTAAGTTTAGCTCCCATTGCCTTTTTCTTCACCCTCACCACGCCGGATAACTACCAGTTTTTAATCCTGATGCACGTGCTGATCTTCGCTCTGTGTGGCATATATGGAGTACGATACCTGTATAGGGGATCGTCATACATTGCCTTTCGCATGGAACAACCCTTGAATAATCTCCTACTCCGCCTCTGGATTGTGATTTATGCAATTGTGGGAATGCAGTTAGGTTGGCGGTTACGTCCGTTTATTGGTAGCCAAGGAATTCCTTTTGAACTGGTACGAAACGAGATTGGGGGCAATTTTTACATTACTGTTTGGAAATCTTTGCTCGAACTGTTTTCAGGTGGATCTTAG
- a CDS encoding NUDIX hydrolase, with product MPLGRELPQLLKQRLFYKGRKFDFEVNRLRLPNKAEGEWECIRHPGGALAVPVTAEGKLILVRQYRFAIQGRILEFPAGTLEPNEDPLETVKREIQEETGHSAEKWDKLGEFFLAPGYSDEIIYAYLARDVEKLDTPPKQDEDEDIEIVFFTPEELEKAILEGEPVDSKTISSFFLARPFLV from the coding sequence ATGCCACTAGGTAGAGAATTACCACAGCTATTAAAACAACGCCTATTCTATAAGGGGCGCAAGTTTGACTTTGAAGTGAATCGCTTGCGTTTACCCAACAAAGCAGAAGGAGAATGGGAGTGCATTCGTCACCCCGGCGGTGCTTTAGCTGTGCCTGTGACTGCGGAAGGTAAACTGATACTTGTACGCCAATATCGCTTTGCAATTCAAGGAAGAATATTAGAATTTCCCGCAGGAACTTTAGAACCCAACGAAGATCCTCTAGAGACAGTGAAGCGTGAAATTCAAGAAGAAACCGGACATAGCGCAGAGAAATGGGACAAATTAGGCGAGTTTTTCCTAGCACCAGGCTATTCCGATGAGATTATCTACGCCTACCTCGCCAGAGATGTAGAAAAGTTAGACACACCACCCAAACAAGACGAAGACGAAGATATTGAGATTGTATTTTTCACTCCCGAAGAACTAGAAAAAGCCATTCTGGAAGGAGAACCTGTAGATTCTAAGACAATTTCCAGCTTTTTCTTAGCACGTCCGTTTTTAGTTTAG